The genomic interval CATTCTCTCCGTGGGGTATGAGTACAGTCATTATGGGTCTACTGGCGGAAGGTTTTCCTACTACGAAAACGTAGATATCGGAATGGGCGTCGAAGAACAAGAGATTGAAGTATCCGTATTTCCTAATCCAACCGATGGCCATTTAGACCTCGAGTTTATGGAGCATCAAACCGGCACTGCGCATGTGGTTGATTTATTGGGCAAAAAACTGATGTCGAAGCGTTTTGAAGAATCCGATGGGATTCGGCTAGACCTAGGGCAGGTCGCCACCGGACAATACTTCATTCAGATTGAGACTGAGAACGGGAGTAGTTTGCAGAAGATCACAAAGCAGTGACGAAGGCAAATCCCACTAGATCAGCGCTCCAATCCTGAGCAGGTCAGAGTACACTCCTCGAGCGGTGACTTCCGCTCCAGCCCCAGCTCCCTGAATGATGATGGGTCGATCTTGGTAAGACGCCGTAAAGATTTCGAAGATTGCATCGGCTCCACGGAGCCCCCCTAAGGCAGAGGAGGTAGGAACCTTTCCTAAGCTCACCCTTAAAGTACCGCTACCCACATCCAGATCACCAATGTATCGGAGGACTTCGCCCACAGATGTAGAATGACGAAGATCTTCGTAATGGCGATCGAGGAAATCCCTTTTCTCCAGGAAGGCATCAAAGGACTCTTCAGAGGCCAGTTCTTCGGGGATAAGAGGCTCGATTTGGACATCTTCCAGCTCGGCTTTAATGCCCACTTCTCTAGCCAAAATGAGCAGTTTCCGGGCTACGTCCATTCCGGAGAGGTCTTCTCGGGGATCGGGTTCGGTATAGCCTCGTTCCTGAGCTTCCAAAAGCACCTCCGAGAAAAGACGAGACTCCGCGCAGAACGTGCTGAATAGAAAACTCAGCGATCCTGAGAAGATGCCTCGAATCCGAGTAAGTTCATCCGCGGAATCGCGTAAGTGCTTCAAGGGGTCGATGACGGGCAAACCCGCCCCGACATTAGTCTCATAAAAGAAGTGACGACCGCACCTTCTCAGAAGAGTGCGCAGTCTATCATAGGATTCTTGATCACCTGAATTTCCTTTCTTATTGGAAGCGACCAAATCAAACCCAGACCGAATGATTTCGGGATAAAGGGCGGTGACTTCTTCTGAAGCGGTATTGTCTGCGACCACCAGGTTTTCGATTCCCGATTGCTTCAGAGTATCCAATACCGAAAGTAAATCACCTTGATGACCATTGGCCCCCTCGAGATGCTGACGCCAATCAACCCCGAGCCCTTTTTCATCTACAACGTAGCCCTGACTATCTGCCACTCCAATGACCTGAACGCGTAGAGCTCGGTTCGCTTCTACTTTTGCCGAAGTCTCAATGATCTGATCGATGAATGCACCACCGACTAAGCCCTTGCCAATGGCAAAGACATTGAGGGTTTTGATCACACCAAAGACCTGAGCATGAACCACCTGCATAGCTTTTTGAGCTTTGGCCTTATCTACTACAAGTGAGATGTGTTCTCCACTGATGCTGTTGCTAATCAAGTGCATCCACACGCGATTTTTCCTTAGAACTTGAATGGCTTTTTCAAGGGCGTAGTTATGTCGACCGACAATGGCAATGATCACTACCTCGTCTAGAGTTTCGATGGAGGAGATATCGCCTGTATTGAGCTCTTCTTCAAACTCGGATTGGAGAACTGACGTGGCCAATGGGGCATTTTTGCGATCAACGACAAAGCCAATTCCGCGCTCAGAAGACGCTTGAGAAATGATGCGAATACTGATGTCTGAAGCACTCAAGCGAGAAAAGATTCGACCGTCAATCCCAATACGACCATTCAGTCCTTTTCCGGAAATTTTAATCAGCGAGACATCCTCGATACAGGACACGGCTTTTATGCCTTTTTCGGCGCCGTCTTTATCAATAAGGGTGCCAGCGGCTTGGGGGTCCGAAGTGTTCTTAATCCGCAGCGGGATTTCACTTTTCATCAAGGGTAGAATCGTTTTGCTGTGGAGAAGATTTACTCCAAAGTTTGACAGTTCGTGGGCCTCTTTATAACTCATGTGTGCGATGGGTACCGCATCTTCTACCAATCTGGGATCTGCGCTGTAGATGCTGTTGACGTCTGTCCAGTTTTGAACTTCCGAAGCACCTATGCTCGCCCCAATGACCGTAGCACTGTAATTGGAACCGTTACGTCCCAAGGTGCGAACCCTTCCTTTTTTGTCGCTACCGTAGAACCCTGTGATGACCGAGATCGCTAAGGGATTTTCAGAGGATAGGGCAGCCGTAATTAGCTCAGACGAAGCCTTCAAGTCCACTTCACCTTCTTCCACCCGAATAAGGTCAGCTGAGTTCAAAAGTTGGGCGGGTAGGTCATGGGCATCCAGATATGCGGTAATGGTTCGAGCGCTGAGCCACTCACCATAGGACAGGACGCGATCAAAAATGATATCGTCTTCCAATTGAAAATCCCGAACGGTGTACAGCAGTTTTTCGAGCTGTTGAATGTCGGACTGAAGATCAAGGGCAAGTCCAGGAATCTGCTGGCCCATCTTGAATTGCTCCAAGACTTCGCTGAAGTCCTTTTGATCAAGAGCCAACTTGTAGAGCTCAATGAGCTGGTCCGTACTTTTTCCACGGGCCGAGACCACGAGGGCCACAGACTCCAGGGAGGATTCGCGCTGCACAATATCCAGCAGCGCGGGAAGCTTTTCATTGATAAGCGAGGAACCGCCAAATTTTAAAACCTTCATGATTTTTGGTTTTAGGACGCTAAAAAGTCCTGAATAGAATGAGTGAGTTTTTCGGTTTCAATCAAGAACCCATCATGACCGAAGCGCGAGGTGATCTCGGTGTACTGTCCCTGAGGAATACCTTCAGCCAGTTGCTTTTGCAAATGAGGCGGAATGAGCTTATCGCTTTCTATACCAATGCAAAGCGTTGGGCAGTCAATTTGGGCTAGGGCTTTCTGAATGCCTCCACGGTCTCTTCCGAGGTTGTGGGTGTC from Cryomorphaceae bacterium carries:
- the thrA gene encoding bifunctional aspartate kinase/homoserine dehydrogenase I — its product is MKVLKFGGSSLINEKLPALLDIVQRESSLESVALVVSARGKSTDQLIELYKLALDQKDFSEVLEQFKMGQQIPGLALDLQSDIQQLEKLLYTVRDFQLEDDIIFDRVLSYGEWLSARTITAYLDAHDLPAQLLNSADLIRVEEGEVDLKASSELITAALSSENPLAISVITGFYGSDKKGRVRTLGRNGSNYSATVIGASIGASEVQNWTDVNSIYSADPRLVEDAVPIAHMSYKEAHELSNFGVNLLHSKTILPLMKSEIPLRIKNTSDPQAAGTLIDKDGAEKGIKAVSCIEDVSLIKISGKGLNGRIGIDGRIFSRLSASDISIRIISQASSERGIGFVVDRKNAPLATSVLQSEFEEELNTGDISSIETLDEVVIIAIVGRHNYALEKAIQVLRKNRVWMHLISNSISGEHISLVVDKAKAQKAMQVVHAQVFGVIKTLNVFAIGKGLVGGAFIDQIIETSAKVEANRALRVQVIGVADSQGYVVDEKGLGVDWRQHLEGANGHQGDLLSVLDTLKQSGIENLVVADNTASEEVTALYPEIIRSGFDLVASNKKGNSGDQESYDRLRTLLRRCGRHFFYETNVGAGLPVIDPLKHLRDSADELTRIRGIFSGSLSFLFSTFCAESRLFSEVLLEAQERGYTEPDPREDLSGMDVARKLLILAREVGIKAELEDVQIEPLIPEELASEESFDAFLEKRDFLDRHYEDLRHSTSVGEVLRYIGDLDVGSGTLRVSLGKVPTSSALGGLRGADAIFEIFTASYQDRPIIIQGAGAGAEVTARGVYSDLLRIGALI